The following coding sequences lie in one Methylotuvimicrobium alcaliphilum 20Z genomic window:
- a CDS encoding FAD-dependent monooxygenase, whose product MNFDVVVIGGGMVGAAVACGLGGSGLKVAVIEQVFPDEFSSDQPHDLRVSALSIASRHILEGVGAWRGVLNRRYCPFRRMRVWETVGDTEFCSDDIDYNELGYIVENRVTQLALLERLQDFDNVSLFCPASIKRIDYGLDDEGHRSVVELDDGTVLTANVLVGADGGNSKVRQVSGIGVTGWDYKQHALVIYVATDYPQQDITWQRFVPSGPQAFLPLTGRHASLVWYNSPDAIKRLKSLSGDQLLSELTKTFPECLGRVNAVLNTASFPLKRQHAQNYVKPGIALVGDAAHMINPLAGQGVNIGLLDAAVLAEVLVDAHRSGRNIGDIAELKRYEKARRVDNLRMMTVMDVFYRVFSNEIMPVRILRNLGLGLAERVVPVKKKVMRAAMGLDGRLPKLAKGESI is encoded by the coding sequence ATGAATTTTGATGTAGTAGTAATCGGCGGGGGAATGGTTGGGGCCGCAGTGGCTTGCGGATTGGGCGGAAGCGGTCTTAAGGTTGCGGTGATCGAACAAGTATTTCCCGATGAGTTTTCTTCGGATCAGCCCCATGATCTTAGAGTTTCCGCGTTGAGTATTGCCTCGCGGCATATTTTGGAGGGGGTCGGCGCGTGGCGGGGTGTTCTGAATCGCCGTTATTGCCCTTTTCGGCGTATGCGAGTATGGGAAACCGTCGGCGATACCGAATTTTGCAGTGACGACATTGATTACAACGAGTTGGGGTATATCGTCGAAAATCGGGTAACCCAATTGGCCTTGTTGGAGCGTTTGCAGGATTTTGATAACGTCAGTTTATTTTGTCCGGCTAGTATTAAGCGCATCGATTACGGCTTGGATGACGAAGGCCATCGTTCGGTGGTTGAGCTGGATGACGGTACGGTTTTGACGGCGAATGTTTTAGTCGGCGCCGACGGCGGGAATTCCAAAGTTCGACAGGTATCCGGGATTGGGGTGACCGGTTGGGATTATAAACAACATGCGCTGGTGATCTATGTGGCAACCGATTATCCCCAGCAGGATATTACTTGGCAGCGATTCGTGCCTAGCGGCCCACAGGCTTTTTTGCCGTTAACCGGTCGACACGCTTCGTTGGTTTGGTATAACTCTCCTGATGCAATCAAGCGATTAAAATCCTTATCCGGAGATCAATTGCTGAGCGAATTGACCAAGACGTTTCCAGAGTGTTTAGGCAGAGTCAACGCTGTCTTGAATACCGCTTCGTTTCCGTTGAAACGGCAGCACGCTCAAAATTATGTGAAACCCGGCATCGCTTTGGTCGGTGATGCTGCGCATATGATTAATCCATTGGCGGGTCAAGGTGTCAATATCGGTTTGCTCGATGCGGCGGTATTGGCTGAAGTGTTGGTCGATGCTCATCGATCGGGCCGGAATATTGGCGATATTGCCGAATTGAAGCGTTATGAAAAGGCAAGGCGCGTAGATAATCTAAGAATGATGACGGTCATGGATGTTTTTTACCGGGTTTTCAGTAATGAAATCATGCCGGTTAGGATTTTGCGCAATTTGGGATTGGGTTTGGCTGAGCGTGTCGTGCCGGTCAAGAAAAAAGTTATGCGAGCCGCGATGGGATTGGATGGCAGGTTGCCCAAATTAGCAAAGGGAGAGTCGATTTAG
- a CDS encoding multicopper oxidase domain-containing protein — protein MHKNFLTLLCGAMTLIVPLELQAANDLPPSAKVELGESEEVCSDFTSPKWRDAQVIDGVEIQESRLCNPDNPADIAAFVKGTNNISMSTLMDTQLAADAVIKTNDVDGDGDPDHIIIKLEIVELNGHSPDSTELTTQFDIAPGVQPTFWVFAPKTRDMSTLSLYEPQANALLRVPSPTIRVEEGDTVWLVVENTHHMPHSLHLHGVDHPYMDHSGSGNDGVGQTSAMDIMPGESKTYVIKPRQAGTFYYHCHVQPHTHIPMGLQGLFIVEENRPNNWVQTFNVGNGQVRHPSVAVQEKYAREYDMHYQSADKELHELARSANDPRLLAQKLNMEYDVTEATDDYFMLNGRSFPYTLRESLIEMQPNEKVKLRILNGHTEALGVHIHGHRPMITHYDGIDNGPGSYIMRDVHTMVPAQRIDLELDGTDDGLHSFGEGVWMMHDHVEKSFTTNGIGEGGDISLVVYKDFLDEKGIPKMQGWTLAPYFTKEFWQGKYPLWQDYDKWRSLGLPDARGYKAPLPSPPQMMLEGPSDSFSSTAPGTEKSFIGDLFSGLILGILAYMAIVRREDIFALYHKLVKKPA, from the coding sequence ATGCATAAAAACTTCCTTACCCTTCTCTGCGGCGCCATGACGCTTATTGTTCCACTTGAACTGCAAGCAGCCAATGATTTGCCGCCTTCTGCTAAAGTTGAATTAGGCGAATCAGAAGAAGTCTGTTCCGACTTCACGTCACCGAAATGGAGAGACGCACAAGTCATCGACGGCGTTGAGATTCAAGAATCGAGACTTTGCAACCCCGACAATCCTGCCGATATTGCCGCCTTCGTAAAAGGCACGAACAACATCAGCATGTCGACGTTAATGGATACTCAATTGGCCGCCGACGCAGTCATCAAAACCAATGACGTCGACGGCGACGGCGACCCCGACCATATCATCATAAAGCTCGAAATCGTCGAATTAAATGGCCACTCTCCCGACAGTACCGAATTGACCACTCAATTCGACATTGCGCCGGGCGTACAACCTACCTTTTGGGTATTCGCGCCTAAAACCCGCGACATGTCGACTTTGAGCCTCTACGAACCGCAAGCCAATGCGCTACTGCGAGTTCCTTCGCCGACCATACGCGTCGAAGAAGGCGATACCGTCTGGCTGGTTGTCGAAAATACCCACCACATGCCGCATTCCCTGCATCTGCACGGTGTAGACCATCCTTATATGGACCATAGCGGAAGCGGCAATGACGGCGTCGGACAAACCAGCGCAATGGATATTATGCCCGGCGAAAGTAAAACTTATGTCATCAAACCACGCCAGGCCGGCACTTTTTATTATCACTGCCATGTACAACCGCACACCCATATCCCAATGGGATTGCAAGGCCTTTTCATCGTAGAGGAAAACCGCCCCAACAACTGGGTGCAAACCTTCAATGTCGGTAATGGCCAAGTTCGACACCCGTCGGTAGCGGTTCAGGAAAAATATGCTCGCGAATACGACATGCATTATCAGTCGGCGGACAAGGAATTGCATGAACTAGCTCGCTCGGCCAACGACCCGCGCCTACTCGCACAAAAACTGAACATGGAATACGACGTCACCGAAGCGACCGACGACTATTTCATGCTGAACGGCCGCTCATTCCCGTATACACTGAGGGAGTCCTTGATTGAAATGCAGCCGAACGAAAAGGTCAAGCTTCGCATACTAAATGGGCATACCGAAGCATTGGGCGTTCATATCCATGGACATAGACCCATGATCACCCATTACGACGGCATCGATAACGGCCCGGGATCTTATATCATGCGGGATGTCCATACCATGGTTCCGGCACAACGTATCGATCTGGAACTTGACGGCACCGACGACGGCTTACATAGCTTCGGCGAAGGGGTCTGGATGATGCATGATCATGTCGAAAAATCATTCACTACCAACGGCATCGGCGAAGGCGGCGATATTAGCTTGGTCGTTTACAAAGATTTTCTTGACGAAAAAGGGATTCCGAAAATGCAAGGCTGGACTCTGGCACCTTATTTCACGAAAGAATTTTGGCAAGGCAAATACCCGCTATGGCAAGATTACGACAAGTGGCGCAGCTTAGGTCTTCCTGACGCTCGCGGCTACAAAGCTCCTTTGCCGTCTCCACCCCAAATGATGCTTGAAGGACCATCCGACTCTTTCAGCTCGACTGCGCCGGGCACAGAGAAATCGTTTATCGGCGATTTATTCTCCGGATTGATTTTAGGCATCCTCGCTTACATGGCTATCGTGCGGCGCGAAGACATTTTCGCCTTGTATCATAAGCTCGTTAAAAAGCCGGCCTAA
- a CDS encoding sulfite reductase subunit alpha, giving the protein MKTPHIPLDAPYSDSQRAWLSGFFAGMHTQMIQSAGSKSQADARIIHILYGTQTGNSEALANDAAASAKAHGLKPIVKSMDEVELDAFGKMEYLLIITSTYGEGEMPDNAQILWEAISSDAAPSLQHMKYSVLALGDTSYDQFCQAGIEWDQRLAELGAERIYDRIDCDVDFEEPAELWISEVIPHMAEGASTTIIVDSDAAMVEAPKYSRKNPFPAKLLVNRLLTAPESSKETRHYEISIAGSDLSYEAGDALCVFPTNCPELVKDILRAINCTGEEEVPVDGELMPLNEALRVHFEIKLPSKELIDEIARRSGDQELNTLLEENDKEKLANYLWGRDTLDLLLQSPDIDISAAEFIALLKPLQHRAYSISSSSKKHPDAVHLTVASVRYQSHDREHKGVCSTFLADLVDETTDVRCFFTPNKVFRVPEDNSLPMIMVGPGTGVAPFRAFLQEREVRQATGKNWLFFGDRNAATDFIYREELEAMQASGLLTRLDLAFSRDQQEKIYVQDRMREHGVELFAWLEQGGYFFVCGDAYRMAKDVDKALHDVIAEQGKMTEQQAIDYVNQLKKDKRYVRDVY; this is encoded by the coding sequence ATGAAAACACCTCATATTCCACTCGATGCACCTTACAGCGACAGTCAACGAGCCTGGCTCAGTGGCTTTTTCGCGGGCATGCATACGCAAATGATACAAAGCGCCGGCAGCAAGAGCCAGGCCGACGCCCGCATCATTCATATTCTTTACGGAACGCAAACCGGTAACTCCGAAGCCTTGGCAAACGATGCCGCCGCATCCGCAAAAGCCCATGGCTTAAAACCGATCGTCAAAAGCATGGACGAAGTCGAATTGGATGCATTCGGCAAGATGGAATATCTCTTGATCATCACCAGTACTTACGGCGAAGGCGAAATGCCGGACAATGCTCAAATTCTTTGGGAAGCGATTTCGTCCGATGCGGCACCGTCGTTGCAGCACATGAAATATTCCGTACTGGCGCTCGGCGACACGAGTTACGACCAATTCTGTCAAGCCGGCATCGAATGGGATCAACGGCTTGCCGAACTCGGCGCCGAGCGTATTTATGACAGGATCGACTGCGACGTCGACTTCGAGGAACCGGCCGAATTGTGGATTTCGGAAGTCATCCCACATATGGCAGAGGGCGCCTCGACGACCATTATCGTCGACTCCGACGCAGCAATGGTTGAAGCGCCGAAATACAGCCGTAAAAACCCGTTCCCGGCCAAATTACTCGTCAATCGTCTGTTGACCGCCCCCGAATCATCGAAAGAAACACGACATTATGAAATCTCGATCGCCGGTTCAGACCTAAGCTACGAAGCCGGAGACGCGTTGTGCGTATTCCCGACCAATTGTCCGGAACTCGTCAAAGACATACTGCGAGCGATCAACTGTACAGGCGAAGAAGAAGTCCCGGTCGATGGCGAATTAATGCCGCTTAACGAAGCGCTACGCGTTCATTTCGAAATCAAACTGCCATCCAAGGAACTGATCGATGAAATCGCTCGCCGCTCCGGCGATCAAGAATTGAATACGTTGCTTGAAGAAAACGATAAGGAAAAATTGGCGAATTATCTCTGGGGTCGCGATACTCTCGACTTGTTGCTGCAATCCCCGGACATAGACATTTCTGCCGCCGAATTCATCGCCTTGCTGAAACCGCTGCAACACCGCGCCTATTCGATATCGTCGAGCAGTAAAAAACACCCGGATGCCGTGCATCTAACCGTCGCTAGCGTCCGTTACCAAAGTCACGATCGCGAACACAAAGGCGTGTGTTCAACCTTCCTGGCCGATTTGGTCGATGAAACGACCGATGTCCGCTGTTTTTTCACGCCGAACAAGGTCTTCCGAGTCCCGGAAGATAACAGCCTGCCGATGATCATGGTCGGTCCCGGCACCGGCGTTGCACCTTTCCGCGCATTCCTGCAGGAACGGGAAGTGCGGCAAGCAACAGGTAAAAACTGGCTATTTTTCGGCGACCGTAATGCCGCGACAGACTTCATTTATCGAGAAGAACTCGAAGCAATGCAAGCCTCCGGTCTATTGACGCGGCTCGACTTAGCATTTTCCAGGGATCAGCAGGAAAAAATTTACGTTCAAGACCGAATGCGCGAACACGGCGTGGAATTATTCGCTTGGCTCGAACAAGGCGGCTATTTCTTCGTCTGCGGCGATGCCTACCGCATGGCTAAGGATGTCGATAAAGCGCTACACGATGTGATCGCCGAACAGGGAAAAATGACCGAACAGCAGGCCATCGATTATGTCAATCAATTGAAAAAGGATAAACGCTACGTCCGCGACGTTTATTGA
- a CDS encoding glutamate synthase-related protein, with protein sequence MTEISRINLKEPLLYDADLSQDSCGVGFITHKQSKQTHELLVKAHEALCTIPHRGGMSAEGIGDGAGVNVDLSLKFFRKITGNNNLQLGEFGVANFFFPEDHERYDSFAIELIEKHLTRFGLPVITWRNIPVDSQVINEASRKAQLPIKQVIFGRPEALKTATHSEFEQLIQSALLDIEADGFTRDELTGFYPLSMSSRTQVYKGRLNSFEVIPYFIDLYDEDHEIHTLFFHTRFSTNTAPATMMAQPFRYMAHNGELNTDKKNRLSENAIARLHNKHIVFPCGQSDSGRLDQTLTRRINEDELDVVTAVLAMMPPAWENDTTLSPKVRAMLEYFSLYEEKNDGPAALIFCDGIRVGARLDRLGLRPLRSVETETYLAVMSEAGQIDFPPKDVIKRGRIEAGGMIYFDHSTGQIYNSNQVLEKLAGQKDYEAMLRERSLYIGELPDVSFDELTPVNGDFNIDQQHTAYSLNQESFKFLLDPMLSTGLEKVSAMGYGIAPNALSDAEGGMSRYFSQRFAQVTNPPLDSIRESDGMTLRVALGAKPTFSEGNSKQLVIDSPILQRTNLEQIRRQSSVKTITLDMLFTPDFENPKNNEDLLESAVRAVCQEIEQAARDNTGIIILSDTGISRDKAAIPALLMVAAANQHLVKQGLRFHSSLIAETGQVASAHDIATILGFGASAVCPISAYNRVVSQLQPENQQKALDNFKKAAEKSLMKTMGKFGLCTVESYIGGEFFESNYLDTNEPRLQPYFPNINAPVGGVRYADIAKSAAAWHYKALSIKDEKDIPFIGLFKERQDGAGHSFGNLAVREYINMTDEPILYIPQDKSPEARDTAYFDFGYDKRTPEQIDNFGITPAYRSFAKNLYQERDNRPAALRDIMDLPADISQAQSTADFDRILGKQNLLGNNNYMIHGIAVERIDAVNYAITLPENNSEARLTGIAEHFKNRFGDSAATISVTNNACAIKLSDSDNLFGQYLANIKTARSPIALSDVQPAHKITAKLASGAMSHGALIAEAHEAVAQGTNIAGALSNSGEGGEHSSRFNTLRSSKIKQFASGRFGVWAGYLADPNIEEIEIKIAQGAKPGEGGQLPAPKVSVEIAALRGGTPQVELVSPPPHHDTYSIEDLGQLIHDAKAARVRVVVKLVSSEGIGTIAVGVAKAGADVINVAGSTGGTGAAAVTSLKNTGRSAEIGIAEVHQALAVNGLRDKVILRCSAAHQSGLDVVKSAILGGDSFEFGTTALMMLRCVMAKNCNVKCPAGLTTTHEEFKGDPRVLAQYFMNLAHEVREILAVLGYHSLSEIRGQTDLLHLINHRSIVGQLDFTKLLAQVPVVKIEKPIYLEANFSIDDKIIEQVKSSVIFGNQTQIVIEGDDFKLSNRNKTVGGQTAIDIERILAYDLNEEQVARSKTIYTNQHGRRYLAPDSVVVKTTGSAGQSYAAFMNDGMRMEHTGTCNDGVGKSACGGTLIVESPGGGIKTPGNNVLIGNFALFGATGGKAFINGEAGDRFAVRNSGAMAVVEGVGDFACEYMTNGAVLNLGHFGKGFCNGMSGGNAYQYDPENLLPKLYDKSSVELHELNENTDTARAHEQFLLYMLEQHADYANSSKARNILNNWETERKHFKFTIPLWLYKTQTAEFLSQTMDRKAMIEELAVYYATRQIEQMKSAYRTKQPLFGGAIPGYGETDTNLTFSLVNSYAVIDKAFRIAGEQLNFKSATPTHEALEKAAWKLIESRPRKIQDALVKETREAYSNYSDDQLSWLLASKRLADYKTALANRDVQSIYSIGSTAWIIEQDAINREALAGIPGVEQYLAGLVGSNIIQEMMAPASA encoded by the coding sequence ATGACTGAAATTTCCCGAATAAACCTCAAAGAACCCTTGCTTTACGACGCCGATCTTTCCCAAGATAGCTGCGGCGTGGGTTTTATTACTCATAAACAAAGCAAACAGACTCACGAGCTACTTGTCAAAGCGCATGAAGCGCTATGCACGATTCCCCACCGCGGCGGCATGAGTGCCGAAGGTATCGGCGACGGAGCCGGCGTGAATGTCGATCTATCATTGAAGTTTTTTCGAAAAATCACCGGAAACAACAACCTGCAACTCGGAGAATTTGGCGTTGCCAACTTTTTCTTTCCGGAAGATCACGAGCGTTACGATAGTTTCGCGATCGAATTGATCGAAAAACACCTAACTCGATTCGGCCTGCCGGTCATTACTTGGCGAAACATCCCGGTGGACAGCCAAGTCATCAACGAAGCATCCAGAAAAGCGCAACTACCGATCAAGCAAGTAATTTTCGGGCGCCCGGAAGCTTTAAAGACAGCGACTCATAGCGAATTCGAACAACTGATTCAAAGCGCATTGCTGGATATCGAAGCCGATGGCTTTACCCGCGACGAATTAACCGGTTTCTACCCGCTATCGATGAGCTCGAGAACCCAGGTTTACAAAGGCCGACTGAACTCTTTTGAAGTAATACCGTATTTTATCGACCTCTACGACGAAGATCATGAAATACACACCCTATTCTTCCATACTCGATTCTCGACCAATACCGCTCCGGCAACGATGATGGCGCAACCGTTCCGCTACATGGCGCATAACGGAGAGCTAAACACCGACAAAAAAAATCGGCTCAGTGAAAATGCGATCGCGCGCTTACACAACAAACATATCGTGTTCCCGTGCGGACAATCCGACTCGGGCCGCCTCGATCAAACACTGACTCGCCGAATCAACGAGGACGAACTCGATGTCGTCACGGCCGTGCTGGCGATGATGCCGCCTGCCTGGGAAAACGACACGACTCTGTCGCCGAAAGTTCGCGCGATGCTTGAGTATTTCAGCCTCTATGAAGAAAAAAACGACGGCCCCGCCGCCCTGATCTTCTGCGACGGCATACGTGTTGGCGCGCGTCTAGACCGTTTGGGGCTCAGACCCTTGCGCTCGGTGGAAACCGAAACCTATCTAGCCGTCATGTCGGAAGCCGGTCAAATCGACTTCCCTCCCAAAGACGTTATCAAACGTGGTCGTATCGAAGCCGGGGGCATGATTTATTTCGACCACAGCACCGGACAGATTTACAACAGCAATCAAGTCTTGGAAAAACTGGCCGGACAAAAAGACTATGAAGCGATGCTCCGCGAACGAAGCTTGTATATCGGCGAACTGCCCGACGTCTCATTCGATGAGTTAACCCCGGTCAACGGCGATTTCAACATCGATCAACAACACACGGCTTATTCGCTAAACCAGGAAAGCTTTAAATTCCTGCTTGATCCGATGTTAAGCACCGGTCTTGAAAAAGTTTCGGCGATGGGCTACGGAATTGCTCCCAATGCGCTTTCCGATGCCGAAGGCGGCATGTCCCGTTATTTCAGCCAGCGCTTCGCTCAAGTCACCAACCCTCCACTCGATTCAATTCGCGAAAGCGACGGCATGACCTTGCGCGTCGCGCTCGGTGCCAAACCGACCTTTTCCGAAGGCAACAGCAAGCAATTGGTCATCGACTCGCCAATTCTGCAAAGAACGAATTTAGAACAAATCCGTAGGCAGTCCAGCGTCAAGACCATCACATTGGACATGCTATTCACGCCGGACTTCGAAAATCCAAAAAATAACGAAGACCTTCTCGAGTCGGCGGTGCGCGCCGTTTGTCAGGAAATCGAACAAGCCGCCCGCGACAACACCGGCATCATCATTCTCAGCGACACCGGCATCAGCCGCGATAAAGCGGCGATTCCCGCCTTGCTGATGGTTGCCGCGGCCAATCAACACCTGGTCAAACAAGGCCTGCGCTTCCACTCGTCACTAATCGCTGAAACCGGACAAGTCGCCAGCGCTCACGATATTGCAACAATACTCGGCTTCGGCGCTTCGGCTGTCTGCCCGATCAGCGCCTACAATCGCGTCGTCAGCCAACTTCAGCCAGAGAACCAACAAAAAGCCCTCGATAACTTCAAAAAAGCGGCGGAAAAATCGCTGATGAAAACCATGGGCAAGTTCGGGCTCTGCACCGTAGAAAGCTACATCGGCGGCGAGTTTTTCGAATCGAATTACCTGGATACCAACGAGCCGCGCCTACAACCGTATTTCCCGAATATCAACGCGCCGGTCGGCGGCGTACGCTATGCAGACATTGCGAAAAGCGCGGCCGCATGGCATTACAAAGCATTGAGTATCAAGGACGAAAAAGATATTCCTTTCATCGGTTTGTTCAAGGAACGGCAAGACGGCGCAGGCCATAGCTTCGGCAATCTCGCTGTCCGTGAATATATCAACATGACCGACGAACCGATCTTGTATATTCCACAAGACAAATCGCCGGAAGCCAGAGATACCGCTTATTTCGATTTCGGTTATGACAAACGCACGCCCGAACAAATCGATAATTTCGGCATCACGCCGGCTTATCGTAGCTTCGCGAAAAACCTGTACCAAGAGCGCGACAATCGCCCGGCCGCATTACGCGACATCATGGATCTTCCGGCCGATATCAGCCAAGCGCAAAGCACGGCCGATTTCGACCGCATTTTGGGCAAGCAAAACTTGCTCGGAAACAACAACTACATGATTCACGGCATCGCGGTTGAACGAATCGACGCTGTTAATTATGCAATTACACTGCCTGAAAACAACAGTGAAGCGCGGTTAACCGGCATCGCCGAGCATTTCAAAAACCGTTTCGGCGATAGCGCCGCAACGATCAGCGTTACAAACAATGCCTGTGCAATCAAGCTCTCAGATAGCGACAATCTTTTCGGACAATATTTGGCCAATATCAAAACTGCCCGTTCTCCGATTGCATTGTCCGACGTTCAACCGGCTCATAAAATCACTGCCAAACTCGCATCCGGTGCAATGAGTCACGGCGCATTGATCGCAGAAGCGCACGAGGCTGTCGCGCAAGGTACCAACATTGCCGGCGCGCTCAGCAACTCCGGTGAAGGCGGCGAACACTCGAGCCGTTTCAACACGCTTCGATCAAGCAAGATTAAACAGTTCGCATCGGGCCGTTTCGGCGTCTGGGCCGGTTATCTGGCCGACCCGAACATCGAAGAAATCGAAATCAAAATCGCACAAGGCGCAAAACCCGGCGAAGGCGGACAATTGCCTGCGCCGAAAGTATCTGTCGAAATCGCGGCATTGCGCGGCGGCACGCCACAAGTCGAGCTAGTCAGCCCGCCTCCGCATCACGATACCTATTCGATAGAAGACCTCGGTCAATTGATTCACGATGCCAAAGCAGCCCGCGTTCGAGTCGTCGTCAAACTGGTATCCTCTGAAGGCATCGGCACGATCGCAGTTGGTGTCGCGAAAGCCGGCGCCGATGTCATCAATGTGGCCGGTAGCACCGGCGGCACGGGCGCGGCCGCGGTCACGAGCCTGAAAAACACCGGTCGCTCTGCCGAAATCGGCATTGCTGAAGTTCATCAAGCGTTAGCAGTGAACGGCTTACGGGATAAAGTCATATTGCGCTGCAGCGCCGCGCATCAAAGCGGACTCGATGTCGTTAAATCGGCGATATTGGGCGGCGATTCCTTCGAATTCGGCACGACCGCATTGATGATGCTGCGTTGCGTCATGGCGAAAAACTGCAACGTCAAATGCCCTGCAGGATTGACCACGACGCATGAGGAATTCAAAGGCGATCCGAGAGTGCTGGCGCAATACTTCATGAATCTCGCGCACGAAGTCCGCGAAATTCTGGCAGTCCTGGGCTATCACAGCCTTAGCGAAATACGCGGTCAAACCGATTTGTTGCATTTAATCAACCATCGTTCCATCGTCGGACAGCTCGATTTCACGAAACTGCTGGCTCAAGTACCTGTCGTCAAAATCGAAAAACCGATTTATCTCGAAGCGAATTTCAGCATCGACGACAAGATCATCGAGCAAGTTAAATCGTCGGTGATCTTCGGCAATCAGACGCAAATCGTTATAGAAGGCGACGACTTCAAACTCAGTAATCGCAATAAAACGGTCGGAGGCCAAACCGCAATCGATATCGAACGCATACTTGCTTACGATTTAAACGAAGAACAAGTCGCTCGTTCGAAAACGATTTATACCAACCAGCACGGACGGCGATATCTTGCGCCCGACTCGGTCGTTGTAAAAACGACCGGCTCGGCCGGGCAAAGTTATGCTGCTTTCATGAATGACGGCATGCGCATGGAACACACGGGAACTTGTAACGACGGCGTCGGTAAATCAGCCTGCGGCGGCACCTTAATCGTCGAATCCCCAGGCGGCGGCATTAAAACACCCGGCAATAACGTGCTGATCGGTAACTTTGCGCTGTTCGGCGCAACCGGCGGCAAAGCCTTTATCAACGGCGAGGCCGGCGACCGTTTCGCAGTCCGTAATTCCGGTGCAATGGCAGTCGTCGAAGGCGTCGGCGATTTCGCCTGCGAATACATGACCAACGGTGCGGTATTGAATCTCGGCCACTTCGGCAAGGGTTTCTGTAACGGCATGTCCGGCGGTAATGCCTATCAATACGACCCTGAAAACTTGTTACCGAAGCTTTACGACAAAAGCTCGGTCGAATTGCATGAGTTGAACGAAAACACCGATACGGCCCGAGCGCATGAACAGTTCTTACTCTATATGCTCGAACAACACGCCGATTATGCAAACTCGAGCAAAGCAAGGAACATCCTGAATAACTGGGAAACGGAGCGTAAACATTTCAAATTTACGATTCCGCTATGGCTGTACAAAACACAAACGGCTGAGTTCCTTAGCCAAACAATGGACCGCAAAGCGATGATCGAAGAATTGGCGGTCTACTACGCAACACGCCAGATCGAACAAATGAAATCGGCTTATCGGACAAAACAGCCATTATTCGGCGGAGCGATACCCGGTTACGGCGAAACCGACACCAACTTGACTTTTAGTCTGGTCAACAGTTACGCGGTCATCGATAAGGCATTCCGGATAGCCGGCGAGCAATTGAACTTCAAGTCCGCCACGCCGACACACGAAGCCTTGGAAAAAGCGGCTTGGAAATTAATTGAGTCCCGTCCGCGTAAAATTCAAGATGCGTTGGTTAAAGAGACTCGCGAAGCTTACAGTAATTACAGCGACGATCAACTGAGTTGGCTGTTGGCAAGCAAGCGTCTTGCCGATTATAAAACCGCCTTGGCCAACCGTGACGTACAAAGCATCTACTCGATCGGCTCGACCGCTTGGATCATCGAGCAGGACGCTATCAACCGCGAGGCCCTGGCCGGCATTCCTGGGGTCGAACAATATCTAGCCGGACTGGTCGGTTCCAATATTATTCAGGAAATGATGGCTCCGGCTTCGGCATAA
- a CDS encoding pilus biosynthesis protein PilZ, giving the protein MEKRIYPRVAAHLPVVVTNEEGVRLKVLAIDTSSDGFSIQCSILQRNLMTPGGCYIRNGRPVELNAWLDLPHAGDRPLQVKARCNVEFSRRIARDRCEIGMRYKDLEGDGYENLIRFIENRLASNEVAMSSL; this is encoded by the coding sequence ATGGAAAAGAGAATTTATCCTCGTGTTGCCGCGCATTTGCCTGTTGTGGTCACTAATGAAGAAGGTGTACGTCTCAAAGTATTGGCGATCGATACTTCCAGTGACGGTTTTTCGATCCAATGCAGTATATTGCAGCGGAATTTGATGACTCCGGGCGGATGTTACATCCGTAACGGTCGTCCGGTGGAATTAAATGCATGGTTGGATTTGCCGCATGCCGGCGATCGCCCTTTACAGGTAAAAGCCCGTTGTAATGTTGAGTTTTCCCGCCGGATAGCGAGGGACCGTTGCGAAATCGGTATGCGGTATAAGGATCTCGAAGGTGACGGTTATGAAAACCTTATTCGTTTTATCGAAAATCGACTAGCTTCGAACGAAGTTGCGATGTCGTCTTTATGA